From the Agelaius phoeniceus isolate bAgePho1 chromosome 17, bAgePho1.hap1, whole genome shotgun sequence genome, the window AGGAGGTCAGAGACTGAATTTTGCTTGGAGATGTCTGTTTTTACACTATAATACTCTCTTATTTGATAAAGGATCTCTTGTTATAATGTTGATAATCTAAGCTtggaaaaatgcctttttttaatgCCCTAACTCTTAtcaaacacatttttctgttATGTCAACACTTTAATCAAAGACTTTCCAAGTGTTGCTTTGAGCATAACCTCAGTATTCCTTTTCCTAAGGGAACAAcgagaaaaagaggaaatagaAAAATACCGTATGGAACGACCCAAAATTCAGCAGCAGTTCTCAGACTTgaaagtaaggaaaaaaatgtctgaAATGTGACTTTTTGTGAGAGACAAGAGGTGGCTGTGTgttcttttgtgtgtgtttgtttctttgctctGATTTTGTGTATTGGCAAAGGAGTACTTTGATCTTCTCCAGATTAGAATTACTTTCTGTTGGAAGAATAAACACTGTTCTTGTGGGTACACAAGGCAGTGAAATTTCTGCAAGTTTTGATATtggtaatttttgttttgtgctttgtGGAAGATGCTACACTTCTGTCTTTGAGGGAAACTGATAACTTGTTGGCATTGCAGGAGTAGCTGAGCAGAATCTCCTGATTCTAAATCTTCTTTTAAGTAAAATGTATTGTTTAAGCTGTTGTCTAATCATTAGTAGTAAACCACTCAATGCTCCAGGCACTAGGATTAATCTGAATGTTTGTAGCACTGAATCTAATAACAAAATTGATTTGGAATCTCAGTCTGGACTAAAACCAAATTCCAATTAAACGCATCTGATTCTTTTGTACATTGGATTAGGAAAAAAGCCTGACCCTTAAATTTTTAATTGATCTTGAattatttcaagaaaataaatctgttaAGGAGTTAGAGCACTTCaaaagccatttctgcagcaaatACTGATGACAGCTCCTTTGTGAACAGCGGAAATTAGCAGAGGTGACTGAGGAGGAGTGGCTGAGTATTCCTGAGGTTGGGGATGCCAGGAACAAGCGGCAGAGGAATCCTCGCTATGAGAAGCTGACTCCTGTCCCCGACAGCTTCTTTGCAAAGCATTTGCAGTCAGGGGAGAATCACACTTCAGTGGATCCACGCCAGACAGTGAGTACACAGCAAACCTGGGCAAGCTCTGGCCAAACTGGGTTAGAGATTGGGATTTGACCAAAAAACTTGGTGTGGTTTGTGAGTCTGCCAAAGGAATTCTGGGTGTTAAACTTGTGTGCTTGCTGGAGACTTTCAGTGCACAGCCATTACCAGAGAAAACATGGGGATAAGCAGAGAAAACCTGGTTCTTGTTTTAAAGATGGAAGAAAgtgtttcttttcttatttgCTGAATGCAAGGTGGTGATAGTTTTAGTGAACAAAACCATTTCTGTTACAATAACATCTTGcaaaaaatgaacagaaaataaagtttgCTTTCATTTAATGGTTTGCCTAATTCTGGGGCAATTGTGTTAAAAAGTGTTTGCCTTTCAGTCAACTAAAAATGAGGTAATTTAGCTTGCTGCTCTATGGCCAGAGCTACTGTGGTCATAGAATTATAGGAGCAGCTGACTGGCCCTGGACTAGCTCGAGGTGTCCATGGGACTTCTTTGCAAATATTCTTATTTAAATGTGCCAAGTTCAGATGCCTGAGCTTGAATTTTTCACTTTCTCACTGTTTATTTCACTGACTTGACTGAACTTTAGTTATTACCTATAGATTTGAAAATCCTGTATGAGAAATGTTTTGGGATCCAGGGAAGCCATATCAGAAGTACTTGTGGGGGTTGGGCATCTGTGTCCTGCAGCTTCTGGGGAAGTGCAAATCAGCCAATAGTCTGAATAATTTTTGAAATCTCAGAAGAGGTTTTAGGAATGAATTTCTcactctattttttttaatagcatctcactttaattttttttaatagcaattTGGTGGACTGAATACTCCATATCCAGGGGGTTTGAATACTCCATACCCAGGAGGAATGACACCAGGCTTGatgacacctgggacaggtgaatTGGATATGAGGAAGATTGGCCAGGCCAGGAACACCTTGATGGATATGAGGCTAAGCCAGGTAAGGATGAGGGAAGGCAGGATCTGTCACTGCTTTGAGAAAAGTGTTAAATTCTCTTGGGTGTTAGAAGATCCAAGGACAGCTGAGCTGTGAAATAACTTTGTAGTCCCTCTCCCCAGATTTCATGCCCTCAAAATGAATAGAATTTCCTGAGAAATACTGGTTTGTCCCTGGAATTCTTGTTCATTATGGAAGAACAGACTGCCTGGTTATAGCAGAGGTGCCCTTCAGGCAAGCAGCACAGATAGTGCTACCAATGGAAGCATCTCTTTTGTCCTATGTGGGGATGCAGGACAAACTGctgaaaaattctgatttttgccTTCTTTATCATTGATTTTCTCATCTAAATCtggttattttaaaaagaattccTTTAGCTGGCAGGCCTGCAAGACCTTGGGTGGCTGCTTGTCACCAGCCTGCTTCTTGTCTGGATTTTAATGTTAAAATTGTGTATTTTAGAAATAGAGAAAAACTAATAAGcaaggctttgtgttttcttcctttcttgctTTTGGAAACAGATGAATATTTAGGATTTTTGTAGAGCCACAGTGTGTTTTTAGGCATTCAGGGGCTGTGAGTGGTCATTTCAGCAGCTGTGACTTGACTTTCCCAGGTGTCAGACTCTGTGAGTGGCCAGACTGTAGTGGACCCAAAAGGATATTTGACAGACTTGAATTCCATGATTCCCACACATGGAGGAGATATCAAGTAAGTTTAAGAAGGATTAACAGATTTATCCTCTTAGCAATGGCACTGATCCTACATGTAAATGGAAATCTGTCTGAGTGGAGGCTTTCAGCTGGCATTTAGTTTGTAAGAAATGGCAGGTGAGTTTTTGAGGATGAATTCTTTTAACATGAGATCTGGTCTAGTCTTTCAGCTGAGGTATTAGCATCTGACCTGGATGCATCAATTGTGGAGATTGTTTCCATTCCATCCCTATTTCCATGCCAGAGTGATGGCAGTGTGTGGCTGCCTGCCAGCCAGGAAATAACCTGGTTAATTGTTACCTTTGTGCTGCTAATTTAGGCTTGATTGACGACCTCTGAGAACCTCTTTAGCCTGGAGCTTGACATTTCATAAAGACTTGCTCTTTAAATCAGAGCAGTATGTGCAAATATTGATGCTAATTCTTGATTTACATCAGTGCTTGGGCTTATCAGCTTCTGGCTGCAAGTGCCCAGCTGTAATTCCCAAAAATCTTGCTTAATACTTAACTGGTTTTCACTGTGATCTGGCTGTGTTGGTGTGTATATGTGAGCTTGTTTTAGTAGAAAGTAGTTTGTGTCTCCAATATGGAAAAATTTGAGGTCACAGTTACTGTGGATCTGAGCACATCCTTGTTCAGGAGAATTGTTTCCCAATGTGCTGAAAATGTTCCTTCctgtttttccctcctccttcaGTGATATCAAAAAAGCCCGTTTGCTCCTGAAATCCGTCCGAGAGACCAATCCTCATCATCCCCCAGCCTGGATAGCATCAGCCCGACTGGAGGAGGTCACTGGCAAACTCCAGGTGGCCCGAAACCTCATCATGAAAGGCACAGAGATGTGCCCTAAGGTCAGAATTGCTTTGCTCCCCTGCTGATCCTTGTGGCATAGTAGGAAAAAGTTGTGGTTCATGAGCAGCAGAATCTCTGTTAAGTTAGATTGAAGCTCTGCCCGATACAGCTTCACTGTCCACTGTATTACAAAATACCTGCTTAGCCAGGAGCTGTGATTTTTACATTCTTGTTCTGATGTAAAGGGTGCTGGGTTGTTTTTCCTGACAGAGTGAAGATGTTTGGTTGGAAGCTGCCCGGCTTCAGCCTGGAGATACAGCCAAGGCAGTTGTGGCCCAGGCTGTGCGGCACCTGCCGCAGTCGGTGCGCATCTAtatcagagcagcagagctggagactGACATCCGGGCCAAGAAACGTGTCCTTAGGAAAGGTGAGAACTCCTGGGGGCTCAGGGATTGAAGACATTGCACTCTTTGTATTGTGTTGTAAGTTGTTCAAGATGTGGCCATAAgttcagctgcttttttttagCTTCCTTGTTGAAATTACAATTTGTGTACTAATGGTGGAACTTGCTGCTGTTGAGCCAAAGAACAAAAGTGTTGAAGTGTTTGTAGAATATCCTTCAGCAGAAAGCTGCTGGTAGTGAACAATTCCAAAATGGTATTTCACTTACCTAAGCCAGTTCCAGCTTGATCACAATTAGATAAGTAGATGgaagcaattaaaaaattatgttcTAAGGATAAAAAAGGTGCTCTAGATGTCACCTTGTGATACTTTTTGGAAAAGATACTGGAATTGATTGTTCCTATTTGCTTGTAGCCCTTCAGACGccacagtggctgctgctggaggagctttAGAGGTCTTGGGGTTCTCTTATCATTCAGCTTGTTGAGCTGCAGGATTTGCTATAGTGTAGCAAGTTTTGTCCTTGGCAAAAGGACAAAAAGCCTTTCTTTGTGGTGCTTACCTGAAACCTTGCATTTTCTTGGATTGATTGCACTTGGAGGTTTTCCTCTTTCATGGAATTACTGTCTGTTCCAAACAATGATCTCTTCAACAGCAGTTTGTTGTATTGTCCTGAGCCCAGGTCTTCCTCAGAAGTTCAAAATATGAATTCTTTGATTAGTTTAAGTAGCTGGGCCTGTATCAGTAGAGATTAGTTCCCTGATGACTACTGAATTGTATTAGTTACATCTCCTGCCTTTAATCTAGACAGGGAAAAGGGTCTGGATTTGATACATTTACTGAATCATTGTGAAGCAGTCTGCAGTATTGAGTGGTTTAGGTTCAAAGGAACTAGTTGCCTCCCACCTCTTACCTCTTGCATGTAAAATTGCAGATCTCTAGTGAGATGACCTCTTACTACATCTGGACGAAAGGCATCTCAAAGTTGCTGGATTTGAAGTTCTAAAGAGTTCAGATATTAACTATTCATTAgcttttttaatttccattggCTCTGCAGTACAGCATGGTGTGAAGTGCTGCTCCTGTGACACTGCGTGTCCTTCTCAGGAACAATCACAGATGTTGAAcagaaaaacacttttaaagGAGCAGAAATAGATCTGTGAGCCCAGCTCAGGTAGGGGAGGGTCTTGTGTGAGAGCAGTGACTTACCCACTAAGTACTGAGCTTTGCTTTAAGAGCTGTATTTATGAAGAGAAAAACATTCAGTTTTTGGAACCACCTACCTAATCTCGTGGTACAGAGCTGTTAGTGGAATGGAACTGGATTTATCGTTCTCTTCCCAGTTTCTGCCTGTTAACAGCTTCACagtgctcctctgctgcctaGGGAGCATCAGTAATATGGAGCTTGGAGCCTTAAGTGGCAGCATAACCCATTAtttctccaaaataaaaaagcctGAGTGCCAGGTAATGTCACTGAAGTGTGACCTTCCATAATGCATTTCTCCGCTCTGTGTGCATTCCTACCATCCAGCAGAACCTCTGGAGTTTTTAAAGCCTCAGTCTGACTGGAGACTCAGCAAGCTGAGTGGCTGAAATACAGCTTGAGGTCTAAAAATCAAATTCTGTGTTTATGAAAACATGCTCTGTCCTGCAGAGTGATGCTTTCAGATCTTGGAGGCTGACATTACTCACTTAAATTCTTCAGGAAAATCTCCTGCAGCTGTAGACTTGGAGACAAATGGTTAATGTTTATTGTaaatctctgtgtgtgtcagggTAGGATGTGTTCTGAGTTGAGGCTCAGCACTGTACCTCTGCAGCAATGCCTCAAACAACAGCCTTGCCTGGAAGGCCAGCTAGTTCCAAAGTGGTTTTAGATGCCTTTTCCCACTCAGTTTTGTGTCCCTGTGATTGTGCTTGCTTTATTGAATAGGGATGTGCTCAGTCCTCTGTAACTATGGCACATTTGTGTACAGTCACCATGGAAGCAGTGGAAGTAATGCTGCAATGCAGCTGATTTCAGCAGTCTGGGGTGCAAATTGGAGTGACAAAAGGCTAAAAAACCCCTTTGGTTTCTCAATCTCTCTTAACGAGGGCTGAGGAAAGTTGTTGTTTGGTATTTAATGTTTCAGACAGCACTTGTAGGACAGGCTGCAGAGAATGCAGTTCTACCAGCAGCAGCTAACTCTGGGACAAGATTAAGGAAGCCTTGAAGAATCCTAATCAGGTGGAGTCCATATTGCATTGCTGGAAGCACTCTTGGTGCTCATGGCTTGCTGTCAGCGAGACCTTTTAAGTTTTTATGCATCCCTGTTTTATATTTGCATGGCAGGACAACAGCTTTTTGGGAAGTGAAGCTGGGGTCCACTGAGCTGTCAGGAGAGGCTTACAGGAAAACATTGTGAAGGGACAGTTTCAACATGTAAGGAACAAGGCTGTATTATTAGTTAGTGTTGAAGATGCTCCTTTTCTATAAAGGCAGACCTGGCGAGATTTAAGCTGCCCAGTTTTGAGGATCTTCATCTGTTCATATGCTGAGACTGGAGGCTTTGTTCAGCCAGGTGTTTTACTGAGGAGGATGCAATTGCAGCAtgtagaacaacaacaaaaaaaagcccttgGCTCTCCAAAACCTGTTTCCAATTAAAATGATtaagtgttttattttctgattttaaattCTCATTGTTGAAGCAACAGCCCAAATAAGTaaattccctcctttccctccttcagGACATTTCCTTGTAATAGCACAAATACTTTATTGTATCATGTTTAGAAAATACAGATCTCATTGGTAAACTATTTTATCATTATTAACATAATTGTTTTGCCTCTCTAGCCCTTGAGCATGTTCCAAACTCGGTGCGTTTGTGGAAAGCAGCCGTGGAGCTGGAGGAACCTGAGGATGCCAGGATCATGCTGAGCCGGGCTGTGGAGTGCTGTCCAACCAGTGTTGAagtgagtttaaaaaaaaaaagtgaaataaaaaaaaccctacaccCCACTTCAGGCTGGCAGTAGAGCTTTGCAGGCAAAAGGCAGGATGAGCTGTGTTTCTCTCACAATGGGAGGTTTTCTCCCACAATGGGAAGGATATGATGAGTAGTGGaatgtgttttttttccctttggagtTAATTGTCTGGTGGTCATTACATGCCTCATTTTGGTGTGTAATTGTTAGGTTAGTCATGGCAGTgcacagctgtgcctgctgtaGGCACTGAGCCATGTTTGTATCCATGTGTGGTGCCTTGACAGATGGGAAAACAAGTGAACATTTAACCTGGTGAATCTAAAAGTTACTCATTTCTGAAAGACCAAACCAGAGTGTTCAATTCAGCTGTTTGAGAGTTGATGTGAACAGAAATAGGAGAATAACAGCCCAGCAGATGGGGATGATACCCAGGGATGATCAGGGCAGTAGCAGcctgtttctcctctcctccattGGTATTCCACAGCCTCCTTGCAGTGCCTGAGGACTGTTGCCAACCAGTAGCAAGCAGCGTGAAGCTGCTTATCTCTGTGGGCTGACACTGCCATACAGCAGCCTTGTCATCTCCTTGTTCTCATCTCCAATCCATCTTTTgttgctctgcagctgtggctggctcTGGCAAGGCTGGAGACATATGAGAACGCTCGTAAAGTCCTAAACAAAGCCCGCGAGAACATCCCCACGGATCGGCACATCTGGATCACTGCTGCCAAACTGGAGGAAGCCAATGGAAACACCCAGATGGTGGAGAAAATCATTGACAGAGCCATCACATCTCTCAGGGCTAACGGGGTGGAAATCAACAGGGAGCAGTGGATACAGGTATGTGCTTGGTCTTGAAGGCCCAGGGAGACTCTTCAGGTTCTGGTCTGAAGGCTGCTGGTGGTTACAGGACAGTGTCATTTTGCATCTGGCTTATCAGTGGAGGTCTCTGTGAAGAGACAAGAGATGAGACTAAAAAGCTGAGTAGGGTCAAGGCCACAAGTGATACCCTGGGGTAACATCACATGTGTTTTGCTGAGAAATGTCTGGTTTGCTTCTGTCATGGAAGATAAGTAGCTTCAAGttgaagcagctgctgccttaAGTAGGATGGAGGCTTAAAGCCTTCAGTGAAggatttatgtatttttttgcATATATGTCTTTTGGCTTGACAGGTATTTGTTTGCCCCACAAGTCTTTGTCAAATGGCATTATGAGAAATCAGTACAAATACTGCATTTGCAGGATGTAGGAAATACTCTGTTAGTCCTGTACTGAAACTCTTTCCTCCTGAATATGTACTATGCTTTGTTTGATCATAAGTCTTTAAAGCAGTTTCCTACTGAAATAATTTACAGTGGGTCAAGGCAGCAAAATCTTACACTGCTTAAGAGCATTGATAATGAATGAAGTATTTAATATTAAATGGATATTCTTGTTAACATCTAAAAGAATTCTGACTTCTTTACAGCAGTAAAAGAATTAAAGGTTAATTTCAACTTctctctaaaaaaaaatccatgagcACAGCCTCTGCATCATTGTGTTCTCGAGTTCCTTCTCAGTACTAGAACTGCTCCATTTCTGTTATCTGATCAGAGGGCTTTTCAACAAGTTTAAGCAAGACATGCTTGGCTTTCTGAAAGCTTTGAGTGTCAGGAAACTTCACTTTTCCATACATGGTCTGGTGAGAGAGTCTTTGCACCTTTGACTTTACACTGCTTGATGGGGTACTCTTAAATTTAGTTATTGCTAAGCCCTTATTGAGACTTAATCATCTCAAAGCTAAAAGAAGGTCAGTAGTTTTGATGTTACAGTTCTTCCTTGtgaaatttttgcttttcttattgGCCAAGTCCCTGCTTGGGTCAGGCCAGGGTTGTGGAGCTGTAGGAAAAGACTTCTGGGTCTGGAAAGATCACACATTGTCACCTTTTCAGTGGATGGAATTGATGTGATCTGTTTCTTAAGCAGCTTGTGAAAGGTTCTGTGTACAGCTGCAGCACTTTCCTGgtggctgcaggctcctgctCAGTGTCAGGGTGTGTTGGAGCAATGAGATGTTTGTGCTGTGGCAGTGACCACAGTGTCTCTGTGTTTGTGCACGAGGAGTTGCCACTGCAGACTTTAACCTCTTGTGCTGAGCTCTCAGAATGAGCAGGGCTTTCCTGTTGTTCCTAGGATGCCGAGGAATGTGATAAAGCTGGAAGTGTGGCCACGTGCCAGGCCATCATGAGAGCTGTGATTGGGATCGGGATCGAGGAAGAAGATCGGAAACACACCTGGATGGAAGATGCAGACAGTGTATGTCCAGCTGGGATGCTGCTTTTTGTTGGGTTTGCTTTATTGCAGGATTGTGGTTTTTTGTTAGAGGAAATTGCACTGGTGCTTGGGAAATGGCTTTGTCAGTGAAAGTGGATGTGATTCCCACACCACCTGCCTGCCTTTGGCCACTCTCTGCCTCAGGAGGTTATTACAGAGCTTTATTCAGATTTGAGTTTTTACTAAACAAAAAGTTGATATTGGTATAGCTTGTGTGCTAACTtggtgtggattttttttttttttttttttggtgagtgTGAGACATCAACAGAGATTGAGTTATGAGTAAAGGAGCTGGGAGTTGAGTTTCAAGGCATAACCATTGTAGCTCAGGAGTTAATGTAAGACTGGACAATGGAGTGGGTAAAAGTTTTACCAGGCTTTTTTGCTTTAGGGGAATAGTTTGAACATGTGCTAAGAACTAAATCATATTTCAGCCTGAGAAATGTCCAACTTCACTGGCCTTAAATTGGGCTCAGAGCAGTGGGGGGCACATGCTGTGGTGCTTAGGGTTTTGCCTGTGAAATAACAAAATGAAGTGCTAACATGAGATCCTTTCCAATGCCTTGCTGATGTTTCAAGCTGGCCTGTGAGTGTCAGTCCCATTGAAAGACCAGGGATTCTTGTGCTCTGTAGAGGGATACTTGGAAATTCCTTCCCTGCTTCCTTTTAAAAAGCTGATTGTAAGTGTTCTGTTCTCTATTAATGCCTCAATTCATGGATTACACCGAGTTACTGAGTTCTGGGTTGAATTGTGCATGTGTAATTCCTGCTTGCTCTCGATTCCTGTGCTCCCTTAAGCTGACTTAGTCCTGATCTGTCTTCCCTCAGTGTGTTGCTCATAATGCCCTGGAGTGTGCCCGAGCCATTTATGCCTATGCCTTGCAAGTGTTCCCGAGCAAGAAGAGCGTGTGGCTGAGAGCAGCCTACTTTGAAAAGAACCATGGAACCAGGTGGGTGTGCTGCACAATCCCTGTGACagggggacaggctggggatgaaggaaaactgcagcatgttccctggtgtggtgcaaGTGCAGAGTTAGTGCAGCTGGATGAAACTCACTGCCGTGTTTTGCAGGTCTGACCTTCTTTGTTATTGTTGTGCTCAGAACATCCTTAAGTTTTATGAAGTCATAAAATGGTTCTTGGCAATAGGGGTTACGTGGTAAAAATAGCTGTGAAGAGACAAGGTAGGAACAATTGTCTTTGAGAAGGCACCTCTGGAAAAATATAGGGCTACAAATCAcctaaaatgtgttttatttagTTTTCATAGATAAACGACTTCATAGCTCAATGTGTCCAAGCATCTCTGGTATTTTCTGATTAAACACTGTGAATGTGTATCACATTCTGAATTAAGATTGGTGTTATACTGTTACAGCTCAGGCTCTTTTTAAAGTTTATTCACAAAGCTTTACATATCAGAAACTTTCTGCCCACAGCTTAGACTAAAGCAAACAATCTGCAGTAGGCCACTTATACACGTGGAACCATCCTTATTAAGTCCAACAAGGCTATGTTGTGGAAGTGACTGCAGATGCTGAGTTCTTCCTCAttcaagccttttttttttttattgggaACAAATATACCTTCTCTTTTGGTGTTGTTTTCCCATGTTTCCCAGTGGTGGCTGGCTTTTAAGCCCCATGTTCTACCTGAAAAGTGTATTTgccagaggagaaaaaaataaattgcataaGATCAAGCCAACCTCATCTAACAATTCTGAAAACCTTCCTGTCTCAGCTTCTAGAAAGGTTTGTTAAGCAGAATGACTCTTTCTaagagaaaggagctgtttGTGTGAGGGCTCTTTCCACAGAGGCTATCAAAGGTGTCTGAACAATGAGCCGTTTGTGGAATGCTGATTTCAGAACCCTTGTGGAAAAAGACCCCACCCTTTCCTTGTTATGAAACAACTTATCAAGGTTTACAACACTGGACTTTGCAACAATATTTATAGCACTGAGTGATAGTGGAAATGGTGTGAGAGAGCTCGCCTTTGGCAGTACCTGGAGGGATTGTAACTTGCTGTTTCTTGTCCTCAGAGAATCCTTGGAGGCTCTTTTGCAGAGAGCTGTTGCTCACTGTCCCAAAGCCGAGGTGCTGTGGCTCATGGGAGCCAAATCCAAGTGGCTGGCAGGAGATGTGCCAGCAGCCAGAAGCATCTTGGCCCTGGCTTTCCAGGTGGGTCTGTTACACTTGTCAGAGGGTGTTAAATGTGACAGGTAAAGAATACAGAGCAGGCTTTTTCTGTCAACACCGGATTCCTGCTGCCTTTCAGAGTGATGGAGACTTCCGCTGTTCCTTGGTTGCTTTGTGTGACAAAATGTTCTCCTGTAAAATAGCAGCAAGCTGGAAGCAAGGCTGTGCTACTGCTCTTTTAGTAGTTCTACACCAGGTTCTGAGCTGGAACAAGttgtccagagaggttgtggctgccccatccctggaggtgttgaAAGCCAGGTtagatggggctctgagcaacctggtctggtgcaTGGCATCCCTACCCGTGGGATTGggatgagatgatctttaatgtcccttccaacccaaaccagcctgtgattctatgaatttGCAAACCCTCAGTTTTACTAGCATGACTCCCACCAATCCCAGTCATGGATCAAAATCCTGTTGTCTTGGGTCACCTCAAGGGAATGATTGTGGTCTGCCCTAATGAGGTCACTGCATTACTTATGTCTTGCATCAATCCCACTAATGAAGGGAATTGCTTGCTGGATGCTGTAGCAAAGATAGGCAGAGTGCTTCTAACACTGGGAATTAGGCTTAAAAGctaagtgagaaaaaaaaaagacaggtcCTGAAACGGAAGGTAAAAGATACTTCCTTAATCTG encodes:
- the PRPF6 gene encoding pre-mRNA-processing factor 6, which gives rise to MNKKKKPFLGMPAPLGYVPGLGRGATGFTTRSDIGPARDANDPVDDRHAPPGKRTVGDQMKKNQTADDDDEDLNDTNYDEFNGYAGSLFSSGPYEKDDEEADAIYAALDKRMDERRKERREQREKEEIEKYRMERPKIQQQFSDLKRKLAEVTEEEWLSIPEVGDARNKRQRNPRYEKLTPVPDSFFAKHLQSGENHTSVDPRQTQFGGLNTPYPGGLNTPYPGGMTPGLMTPGTGELDMRKIGQARNTLMDMRLSQVSDSVSGQTVVDPKGYLTDLNSMIPTHGGDINDIKKARLLLKSVRETNPHHPPAWIASARLEEVTGKLQVARNLIMKGTEMCPKSEDVWLEAARLQPGDTAKAVVAQAVRHLPQSVRIYIRAAELETDIRAKKRVLRKALEHVPNSVRLWKAAVELEEPEDARIMLSRAVECCPTSVELWLALARLETYENARKVLNKARENIPTDRHIWITAAKLEEANGNTQMVEKIIDRAITSLRANGVEINREQWIQDAEECDKAGSVATCQAIMRAVIGIGIEEEDRKHTWMEDADSCVAHNALECARAIYAYALQVFPSKKSVWLRAAYFEKNHGTRESLEALLQRAVAHCPKAEVLWLMGAKSKWLAGDVPAARSILALAFQANPNSEEIWLAAVKLESENNEYERARRLLAKARSSAPTARVFMKSVKLEWVLGNIAAAQELCEEALKHYEDFPKLWMMKGQIEEQKELVEKAREAYNQGLKKCPHSIPLWLLLSRLEEKVGQLTRARAILEKSRLKNPKNPDLWLESVRLEYRAGLKNIANTLMAKALQECPNSGILWSEAIFLEARPQRKTKSVDALKKCEHDPHVLLAVAKLFWSERKITKAREWFHRTVKIDSDLGDAWAFFYKFELQHGTEEQQEEVRKRCENAEPRHGELWCDVSKDIENWQKKIGEILVLVAAKLKNTF